In Girardinichthys multiradiatus isolate DD_20200921_A chromosome 18, DD_fGirMul_XY1, whole genome shotgun sequence, a single window of DNA contains:
- the clptm1 gene encoding cleft lip and palate transmembrane protein 1 homolog encodes MATQESESAKPTVSNGEVSSNGTAATTDGQTVQTAENAQDQQQQQQAPNAWQVIKGVLFRIFIIWAISSWFRRGPSTPDPNTPAGAPRVPSRNLFPKDSLMDLYVYVSQEEVFTDFNNTDELFWFHRDLVYGDWTTGESGDGCYQHYKELDIPEKMQQNGSLYIHVYFTKSGFHPDPKRKGQYRRLATVHSTRMLNKFKRRKFLKTKNLLTGETEADPEMIKRAESHGPVEIISHWHPNLTINMVDDHTAWVKGSVPPPLDQYVKFDAVSGDYYPIVYFNDYWNLQKDYYTINETLTKLPLRLNYCPLSLWRWQLYAAQNARSPWNFLPEDTYEQSDEDQDSVKVALLETNPYLLGLTIVVSIVHSIFEFLAFKNDIQFWNSRQSLEGLSVRSIIFGVFQSLVVLLYILDNETNFVVQVSVFIGLLIDLWKITKVMDVRLDRENKIAGILPRLVFKDKSTYVESSTKIYDDMAFRYLSWLLYPLFGCYAVYSLLYVEHKGWYSWVLSMLYGFLLTFGFITMTPQLFINYKMKSVAHLPWRMLTYKALNTFIDDLFAFVIKMPMMYRIGCLRDDVVFFIYLYQRWIYRVDPNRVNEYGTSGLDHTQNNTAETTPAVTDKPEGEKKND; translated from the exons ATGGCGACGCAGGAGAGCGAATCAGCTAAACCTACCGTGAGCAACGGAGAG gtGAGCAGCAATGGAACCGCTGCAACAACAGATGGTCAGACTGTGCAGACGGCTGAAAATGCCCAGGACCAACAGCAACAGCAACAAGCACCTAATGCCTGGCAGGTCATCAAAGGCGTCCTCTTTAG AATCTTCATAATTTGGGCAATCAGTAGTTGGTTCCGCAGAGGGCCGTCCACCCCCGATCCTAACACACCAGCAGGGGCCCCCAGAGTACCCAGCAGGAACCTCTTTCCCAAAGACTCCCTCATG GACCTGTACGTGTACGTGTCCCAGGAGGAGGTGTTCACTGACTTCAACAACACAGACGAACTGTTCTGGTTCCACAGGGACCTGGTCTATGGAGACTGGACCACAGGGGAGAGCGGAGATGGCTGCTACCAGCATTATAAAGAGTTGGACATCCCAGAG AAGATGCAGCAGAACGGCTCCCTTTACATTCATGTCTACTTCACTAAAAGTGGATTCCACCCTGACCCAAAACGCAAGGGGCAGTACCGCAGACTGGCAACAGTGCATTCAACAAGAA TGCTCAATAAATTCAAAAGACGAAAGTTTCTGAAAACCAAGAATCTGCTTACAGGAGAAACAGAAGCAGATCCTGAAATGATTAAG CGGGCAGAGAGCCACGGTCCAGTGGAGATTATCTCACACTGGCACCCTAACCTCACCATTAATATGGTAGATGATCACACAGCCTGGGTGAAAGGTTCTGTTCCACCTCCTCTTGACCAAT ATGTTAAGTTTGATGCAGTCAGTGGCGACTACTACCCCATTGTGTACTTCAATGACTACTGGAACCTTCAGAAGGACTACTACACCATCAACGAGACCCTGACCAAACTCCCGCTGAGACTCAACTACTGCCCGCTCTCCCTGTGGCGCTGGCAGCTCTACGCTGCCCAGAACGCTCGCTCACCTTGGAATTTCCTACCTGAGGACACCTACGAGCAGTCTGATGAAGACCAGGACTCTGTGAAG GTTGCCCTTTTGGAAACCAATCCATACCTGCTGGGACTCACTATTGTCGTGTCTATTGTGCACAGCATCTTTGAGTTTCTCGCCTTTAAGAATG ATATCCAGTTTTGGAACAGCAGACAGTCTCTGGAAGGGCTGTCTGTGCGCTCCATTATATTTGGGGTGTTTCAGTCACTTGTTGTGCTGCTGTACATCTTGGACAACGAAACCAACTTCGTGGTGCAAGTCAGCGTCTTCATCGGTCTTCTTATCGACCTGTGGAAAATCACCAAGGTTATGGATGTCAGG TTGGACAGAGAGAACAAAATCGCAGGGATCCTTCCCAGATTGGTATTCAAAGATAAGTCAACCTATGTGGAGTCTTCAACCAAAATCTATGATGAT ATGGCCTTCAGGTACTTGTCATGGCTGCTCTATCCTCTGTTCGGCTGCTACGCGGTCTACAGTTTATTGTACGTGGAACACAAAGGCTGGTACTCCTGGGTACTCAGCATGCTTTATGGCTTCTTGTTAACCTTTG GTTTTATTACAATGACACCACAGCTATTCATCAACTACAAAATGAAATCTGTAGCTCACCTCCCATGGAGGATGCTTACCTACAAAGCTCTCAATACCTTTATTGATGACCTGTTTGCCTTTGTGATCAAGATGCCCATGATGTACAGGATAGGATGCCTCAGAGATG